A single Solidesulfovibrio sp. DNA region contains:
- a CDS encoding MlaD family protein, whose translation MSAKANKTLIGVFVLGALALALGAIVALGSGMFFSQRYKCIMFFPNSVGGLEVGAPVVFRGVPIGAVKEISIEADPSNLKFYIPVVVELLGGKIKLERTKKNGQGTETLVEARKEAPGNLLTQLIDKGLRAQLVTQSFVTGQLAVSLDLMPDTTVRLVGGTDLPEIPTVPSTFEKLTETIKKLPLQELIDRLIGAVTGIENLVNSPEIKSLPGKIDATLNSGNELLREIRDKVGPMAHNLDLAIQNYSDLARNLDSRTDGLTASAKTALVSLDGTLKDSRAAINNFQKIVNSNSPTVTDLNRALAEITNAARAIREFANFLERHPEALIQGKGGPKK comes from the coding sequence ATGAGCGCCAAAGCCAACAAAACTCTGATCGGCGTCTTCGTCCTGGGCGCGCTTGCCCTGGCCCTGGGCGCCATCGTGGCCCTGGGCTCGGGCATGTTTTTTTCCCAGCGCTACAAGTGCATCATGTTCTTCCCCAACTCCGTCGGCGGCCTGGAAGTGGGCGCGCCGGTGGTCTTTCGCGGCGTGCCCATCGGCGCGGTCAAGGAAATCAGCATCGAGGCCGATCCCTCGAACCTGAAATTCTACATCCCCGTGGTGGTGGAACTGCTCGGCGGCAAGATCAAGCTCGAACGGACGAAAAAAAACGGCCAGGGCACCGAAACCCTGGTCGAAGCCCGCAAGGAAGCCCCGGGCAACCTGCTCACCCAGCTCATCGACAAAGGGCTGCGGGCCCAACTCGTGACCCAGAGCTTCGTCACCGGCCAGCTCGCCGTGTCCCTGGACCTCATGCCCGACACGACGGTGCGCCTCGTCGGCGGCACCGACCTGCCCGAGATCCCCACCGTGCCCTCGACCTTCGAGAAACTCACCGAAACCATCAAGAAACTGCCGCTCCAGGAACTCATCGACCGCCTCATCGGCGCCGTCACCGGCATCGAAAACCTGGTCAATTCGCCGGAAATCAAGTCCCTGCCCGGCAAGATCGACGCCACCCTCAATTCCGGCAACGAACTGCTGCGCGAAATCCGCGACAAGGTCGGCCCCATGGCCCACAACCTCGACCTGGCCATCCAGAACTACTCCGACCTGGCCAGGAACCTCGACAGCCGTACCGACGGGCTCACCGCCTCGGCCAAAACCGCCCTCGTCAGCCTCGACGGCACCCTCAAGGACAGCCGGGCCGCCATCAACAACTTCCAGAAGATCGTCAACTCCAACTCGCCCACCGTCACGGACTTAAACCGTGCCCTGGCCGAAATCACCAACGCCGCCCGGGCCATCCGCGAGTTCGCCAACTTCCTCGAACGCCACCCCGAGGCACTCATCCAGGGCAAGGGAGGCCCCAAGAAATGA
- a CDS encoding PqiC family protein: MTTASMLRSLAVPTALAATLLLAAGCGKSAPTHFYSLSPTPAPQQAQPTPAGPCLSLGIGPVDFPAYLDRSQIVTRSGANRMQLAEFDQWIETPRENFQRILTENLAGLVCAKPLVTYPWPTGGHPDRQVVIQVARFDGVLGQDAVLRASWSVLDADGKNLAWRSNEYKQAAAGPDYDSLAAAQSRLVEQFAKDVADSLRQ, encoded by the coding sequence ATGACCACCGCATCCATGCTCCGCTCCTTGGCCGTCCCGACCGCCCTGGCCGCCACGCTGCTGCTCGCCGCCGGCTGCGGCAAGTCCGCGCCGACCCACTTCTATTCGCTCAGCCCGACACCCGCCCCGCAACAGGCCCAGCCGACGCCCGCCGGCCCCTGCCTGTCGCTGGGCATCGGCCCCGTGGACTTCCCCGCCTACCTCGACCGCTCCCAGATCGTCACCCGCAGCGGCGCCAACCGCATGCAACTGGCCGAATTCGACCAGTGGATCGAAACCCCGCGCGAAAACTTCCAGCGCATCCTGACCGAAAACCTGGCCGGGCTGGTCTGCGCCAAGCCGCTGGTCACCTACCCCTGGCCCACCGGCGGCCACCCCGACCGGCAGGTCGTCATCCAGGTCGCCCGCTTCGACGGCGTGCTCGGCCAGGACGCCGTGCTGCGCGCCAGTTGGTCCGTGCTCGACGCCGACGGCAAAAACCTCGCCTGGCGCTCCAACGAATACAAACAAGCCGCCGCCGGCCCGGACTACGACAGCCTGGCCGCCGCCCAAAGCCGTCTGGTGGAACAATTCGCCAAGGACGTGGCCGACTCGCTACGCCAGTAA
- a CDS encoding ATP-binding cassette domain-containing protein, translating to MDAQSPAPAAPQTPAIRVENLTMAYGDFVIMRDLDFTVNLGDIFIIMGGSGCGKSTLLRVLVGLKEPAKGRVVYREGSLWEVDPDERDAILRRTGILYQSGALFSSMTLAENIGLPLSQYTKLSRRDIRELASLKLALVGLAGFEDFYPSEISGGMCKRAGLARAMALDPDILFFDEPSAGLDPISAHLLDELILELRDSLRATFVVVTHELPSIFAIGNNSVFLNVDTRTMSASGDPKELLAHSTDPNLRHFLTRGKE from the coding sequence ATGGACGCCCAATCGCCCGCCCCCGCCGCCCCGCAGACGCCGGCCATCCGCGTCGAGAACCTGACCATGGCCTACGGCGACTTCGTCATCATGCGCGACCTCGACTTCACCGTGAACCTCGGCGACATCTTCATCATCATGGGCGGCAGCGGCTGCGGCAAGTCGACCCTGTTGCGCGTGCTGGTGGGACTCAAGGAACCGGCCAAGGGCCGGGTGGTCTACCGCGAGGGCAGCCTGTGGGAGGTCGACCCCGACGAGCGCGACGCCATCCTGCGCCGCACGGGCATCCTCTACCAGTCCGGCGCGCTTTTCAGCTCCATGACCCTGGCCGAAAACATCGGCCTGCCCCTGTCGCAGTACACCAAGCTTTCGCGCCGGGACATCCGGGAACTGGCCTCGCTCAAGCTCGCCCTGGTGGGCCTGGCCGGCTTCGAGGACTTCTACCCCTCGGAAATCAGCGGCGGCATGTGCAAGCGGGCCGGCCTGGCCCGGGCCATGGCCCTGGACCCGGACATCCTGTTTTTCGACGAACCCTCGGCCGGCCTGGACCCGATAAGCGCCCATCTCCTCGACGAACTGATCCTCGAGCTGCGCGACAGCCTGCGGGCCACCTTCGTGGTCGTCACCCACGAACTGCCGAGCATCTTCGCCATCGGCAACAACTCCGTGTTTTTAAACGTCGACACCCGGACCATGAGCGCCAGCGGCGACCCCAAGGAACTCCTGGCCCACTCCACCGACCCCAACCTGCGTCACTTCCTCACCCGGGGCAAGGAATAG